ATGCTTGGCCTCGCGCACCACGAGGGCCCGGAACAGCCCGGCGATCAACGCGATGGTGTCCACGGACGGGCAACTGTCGCAGACCCGCAACTCCAGCGTGCTGACCCGCGCCGACGGCCGCACGTCGAAATAGACCATCCCCCGGTCGCTGATCACGCCACTGCTGATCAGTCGCTCGATCTCGGCGTCGTAGTCGGCGGCGGTGTGGACGTCGGGGAACGGCCCGGTGGTCGGCCAGCGCTGCCACACGAGAGTCCGCGCACTGGCATATCCGGTGTCGGTACCGTCGGCCCAGAAGGGCGAACTCGCCGACAGCGCGAGCAGCGTGGGCAGATGTTGTGTGATGCGCGAGGCGATCGTGACCGCCTCGTCGCGGCTCGCCACATCGACGTGCACCTGGGTGCCGCAGATGAGTTGCTCGCGGGCGAGCAGTTGGTAGTCGGCCAGCATCCGTCGGTATCGCGGTGTCTCGGTGACCCGCATCTCGGTCGGTACCGCCAGAGGTACGGACCCGGCGGCGACGACCCCGATGCCGAGCGCCGCGGCGGCGTCGACGAGGACCGAACGATTGGACCGCAGGTTGTCGCGCAGTTGGGTCAGCTGGGGATGCACGCCGCTGTTGGCCTCGATGACGCAGCGCTGTAGTTCTTCGACGTACGGCCCGTCCGTCGGAAGGATCTCGAGGAGTTCCGGGGCACGGGTGGTCAACCTCGAGGTACGCAGATCGACCAGGTGGAATTCTTCTTCGACCCCGACCCGGCGGACACCGCGGATTGGATCGTCGCGGAGGGGGCGGGGCGTCATCGTCCAAGCCTAGGAGCAACACCGCCCCGGGGCAGGACGAGCGAGCAGGCCGACGGGCGGCAACGCTAGCGCGGAGTCACCCAGGTGGTGATGTCACAGTGGACGACCTCGACACCGTTCTTGTCGAGCACCCGGACATCGACGACGACGTCGGTGCCGTCGACGATCTGATCGAAGTCGACCGGTTCGGCCAGCCGGGCCTCGGCGGTGAGTCGTGTCGTCGCCTTGGCCAGGTACTGCGTCTGCATGGCCTTGGGGATCCAGCGATGATCGGCCGGGGTGGTGGCCTCCATCAACATGCCCATCGCGGCCTCGGCGAGATTGCACGCGGCGATGGCGTGGAAGGTCCCGAGGTGGTTGTGCACGCCGAACCAATTGGGTCCGGAAACCCGGCAGAATCCCGGCCGC
This sequence is a window from Gordonia insulae. Protein-coding genes within it:
- a CDS encoding hotdog fold domain-containing protein — its product is MSDIRTSSPTYALRRRLPDNVVGHALFSLGMVARVPYFGTVLPVVTEMRPGFCRVSGPNWFGVHNHLGTFHAIAACNLAEAAMGMLMEATTPADHRWIPKAMQTQYLAKATTRLTAEARLAEPVDFDQIVDGTDVVVDVRVLDKNGVEVVHCDITTWVTPR